GTGCACTCTATAGTTTACACTCCAATTGTCTGCGTACAACAACAGCAACTGAACACGTGGAGGAGGAAACCATAATGCGTGTTTTTGTCACGGGAGCAACAGGCTACATCGGTTCCGCGGTTGTTAAGGAACTCATCAATGGGGGTCATGAGGTCACCGGCCTTGCCAGGTCAGACAATAGCGCCGGTATTTTGAAGGAACTTGGCGCCGAGATACATCGCGGTGCCGTTGACGACCCCGACAGCCTTCAAAGCGGTGCCGCAGCCGCAGACGGAGTCATTCACCTGGCCTTCAATCACGACTTCTCTGACTTTGGGGGTTCACTTGCAAGTGATTTGCGTGCCGTCAACGCCATAGGGGCAGTGCTCGAAGGTACGGGTAAGCCGTTCGTCACTACTGCTCACGCGAACGGAGAGGCATCTGATAATGCTGTCGTCGCTCTGGCTGAGCGTGGGGTACGAACTGCGGTTGTGTCGCTTGCGCCGACAGTCCACGGTGAGGGTGACAGGGCCTTCGTGCCAAGACTGATTGCTATCGCTCGAGAAAAGGGTGTGTCAGCCTACATTGGTGACGGGGCCAACCGGTGGCCAGCCGTGCACCGCCTTGATGCTGCCAGCCTGTATCGTCTGGCAGTGGAAAAAGCACCGGCCGGTTCAAGGCTATTTGGTCGCGCCGAGGAAGGGGTACCATTTCGGCGCATTGCAGAGGTTATTGGCGAGCATCTAGACCTGCCGGTGGTGAGCATTTCACGTGACGAGGCGGACGCACACTTCGGCTTTCTCGGTGCCATTGCGGCACTCGACATACCAAGTTTGCTTCCCGGATCTGGTGCGCGAACACGGGAACTTCTGGGTTGGGAACCGGTCCACCCTGAGCTCATCGCGGACCTCGAACAGGGCCACTACTTTGAATGACGAGAAGTGTGACTCGAGTCTGAGTGATGAAATCAAAACGTGCCATTCATGTCATTAACCTTGATGGCTTAAGATTTCTGGTCGTTAATTAGAAGTTCCGCCGAAAAAGGGGGTGCCCATGAGCACCCCTTTTTACGATCAGACCAAGCATGGTGTTCGTTGAAGTTGCCACTGTGTGGTCACCCCTCTATAAATAAAAGTCGTAACATGTTTTCGACTTCTTCGAGCGAGAGCTCAGCTCGATGTGCCGCATGAATGGCTTCCAAAAGTCGTTCTTCAACAATTCTGAGTTGAGACTCCCGCAACATGGCTTGACTCTCGGCGGCCACGTAGGACCCTTTACCTGCCACTGTTTCGATATATCCTGCAGTTTCCAATTCGTCGTATGCACGCTTTGTGGTAATCACACTAATTCTTAGGTCTCTTGCCAAGCTTCGAATCGACGGCAGCGCCTCACCTGCAGAGAGGTCTCCTTCCACAATCAAGTCCTTTACTTGTCGAACGATTTGAGCGTAAATCGGTTCGTCTGACGAATTGGCAATGACAATCTGGAGCAGTAGGAACGCCCCCTTTCTAGTTCCGTCGACACGTGTTCCTGCCGCATTGTGCTTACTGTGTATAGTGATTATATACAGTAGTTACGGCAGCGTCAAATTAGGTTGTATATCGGATAATACATCAGGTGACTCGTGTACTGACGGTCTGCAGGTTTACGCTGAAGTGTAAGAATGGGTGTAAAGTTTGCTTTACATTTGACTCAAATCACGGTATGTTTTTGTAAAGTAAACTTTACATTGGTGGGGGTGTTTCCTAATGAAAGAAGGAATTAGACGATACACTCTGCGCGTCATTGGCTTAATGGTGATGTACACGATATTGCTGTTTGTGTCGATTTGGGTCTTGCCGAAGATATCCATAACCCCATGGCGTGTTCCAATAGCGGTGTTACCTGCAGTCCCACTCTTGTTTGTGGTTTGGTCTGCGATTCAGTTTATTCGAACTCTGGACGAATTGCAGAAAACCATCCATGTCGAAGCGACAACCTTTTCGTTTCTTCTGACCGCTGTCCTTACATTAACCTATGGATTTCTCGAGAATGCAGGTCTACCTCAAATTCCTATTCTATACGTGCCGCTTGTAATGTGCGTATTGTGGGGAGTCGGTGCTGGAATTGCGAGTAGGAAATATCGATGAAGAACATCATCAAACAACTACGGCTAGAACGCTCGTGGTCGCAACAAGAGCTTGCGGAAGTGCTCGGTGTTTCGCGGCAAACAATTCATGCTTTGGAAATAGGCAAGTATGATCCGAGTTTACCGTTAGCATTTCGGATTGCGAAAGCCTTCAACAAGCAGATTGAGGACATCTTCGATCCCGCCAGTGAATAATGTGCGTAAGGCGAGTAGTGTGGTGCTCTCTGACACAAGGCAGCACGGATGGGCCACAAATGAGCAAAACACACCTGTTTCTGAAACCTCCAGGTGTGTTTTGCTGGCTATCACGCGAACTGTTGAAGGGGTCAAATCGCGTCTACCTGTTCAGACGGTGTAGAATTGGACCGGAGGTGATACAAAGGCAAAATGACCACGAGTCCGACGACGAACAGTAGACCTGCCCCTACATACATTGTAAGCAGGGATGTAGCGTCTTTCAGCCAGCCAGCTAAACTCATCGTAAG
The Alicyclobacillus curvatus genome window above contains:
- a CDS encoding SDR family oxidoreductase yields the protein MRVFVTGATGYIGSAVVKELINGGHEVTGLARSDNSAGILKELGAEIHRGAVDDPDSLQSGAAAADGVIHLAFNHDFSDFGGSLASDLRAVNAIGAVLEGTGKPFVTTAHANGEASDNAVVALAERGVRTAVVSLAPTVHGEGDRAFVPRLIAIAREKGVSAYIGDGANRWPAVHRLDAASLYRLAVEKAPAGSRLFGRAEEGVPFRRIAEVIGEHLDLPVVSISRDEADAHFGFLGAIAALDIPSLLPGSGARTRELLGWEPVHPELIADLEQGHYFE
- a CDS encoding GntR family transcriptional regulator produces the protein MLQIVIANSSDEPIYAQIVRQVKDLIVEGDLSAGEALPSIRSLARDLRISVITTKRAYDELETAGYIETVAGKGSYVAAESQAMLRESQLRIVEERLLEAIHAAHRAELSLEEVENMLRLLFIEG
- a CDS encoding helix-turn-helix transcriptional regulator, which encodes MKNIIKQLRLERSWSQQELAEVLGVSRQTIHALEIGKYDPSLPLAFRIAKAFNKQIEDIFDPASE